In one window of Mycteria americana isolate JAX WOST 10 ecotype Jacksonville Zoo and Gardens chromosome 24, USCA_MyAme_1.0, whole genome shotgun sequence DNA:
- the SF3A2 gene encoding splicing factor 3A subunit 2 — protein MDFQHRPGGKTGSGGVASASESNRDRRERLRQLALETIDINKDPYFMKNHLGSYECKLCLTLHNNEGSYLAHTQGKKHQTNLARRAAKEAKEAPAQPAPEKVKVEVKKFVKIGRPGYKVTKQRDPETGQQSLLFQIDYPEIAESIMPRHRFMSAYEQRIEPPDRRWQYLLMAAEPYETIAFKVPSREIDKAEGKFWTHWNRETKQFFLQFHFKMEKPPAPPNLPPGPPTVKRPPPPPLMNGLPPRPPLPDSMPPPPPGGMTLPPMPPSGPVPPPPVPPQLPPAPGVPPPAPLPPMMRPPLPTEGPGTIPPPPPSN, from the exons ATGGATTTTCAGCATCGTCCCGGAGGTAAAACGGGAAGCGGAGGCGTAGCCTCTGCCTCGGAAAGTAACCGAGACCGCAGGGAGAGGCTCCGGCAGCTGGCTTTGGAAACCATCGACATCAACAAG GACccttattttatgaaaaatcaccTGGGCTCTTACGAATGCAAGCTTTGCCTAACGCTGCACAACAACGAG ggaaGTTACTTAGCGCACACCCAGGGGAAGAAGCATCAGACCAATTT GGCCCGTCGAGCTGCCAAGGAAGCTAAGgaagcccctgcccagcccgcaCCAGAAAAAGTCAAAGTGGAAGTGAAGAAATTTGTGAAAATTGGACGACCGGGTTATAAGG TGACCAAACAGAGAGATCCAGAAACAGGCcagcagagccttctcttccAG ATTGATTATCCGGAGATTGCAGAAAGTATCATGCCTCGTCATCGGTTCATGTCAGCCTACGAGCAAAGGATTGAGCCCCCTGATAGACGCTGGCAGTACCTGTTGATGGCAGCGGAGCCCTATGAAACCATCGCTTTCAAG GTGCCAAGCAGGGAAATCgacaaagcagaaggaaagttTTGGACCCACTGGAACAGGGAAACCAAACAG ttcTTCCTTCAATTCCACTTCAAGATGGAgaagcccccagctcccccaaacCTCCCTCCAGGGCCCCCAACTGTGAAGcggcctcctccacctccactgATGAACGGCTTGCCCCCAAGGCCACCTCTGCCGGACTCCATGCCGCCGCCTCCTCCAGGAGGCATGACTCTGCCTCCTATGCCTCCCTCCGGACCAGTGCCACCACCTCCAGTGCCACCTCAGTTGCCACCAGCACCCGGTGTACCCCCCCCGGCTCCTCTGCCACCCATGATGAGACCACCTCTCCCCACGGAGGGGCCAGGCACTATCCCCCCTCCACCGCCCTCCAACTGA
- the PLEKHJ1 gene encoding pleckstrin homology domain-containing family J member 1 isoform X1: MRYNERELLSLARQPAEKAAEILMRVPKKGSVLKKRLVKLVVNFLFYFRTDEAEPIGALLLEHCRITKEEENVFSISFIEEPERKYCFECDSEEQCQEWIEALKRASYEFMRRSLIFYRNEIQKMTGKDPLEQYGISEEARFQLGTHKQ; this comes from the exons ATGCGGTACAACGAGCGGGAGCTGCTGTCCCTGGCCCGGCAGCCCGCCGAGAAGGCGGCGGAGATCTTGATGCGGGTGCCCAAGAAGGGGAGCg tgttAAAGAAACGCCTTGTGAAGCTTGTTGTCAACTTTCTCTTCTACTTCCGGACAGACGAAGCCGAG CCCATtggagctctgctgctggagcactGCAGGATCACCAAAGAGGAGGAGAACGTCTTCTCAATCA GTTTCATTGAGGAGCCGGAGAGGAAATACTGCTTCGAATGTGACAGTGAAGAGCAGTGCCAGGAGTGGATTGAGGCACTCAAGCGAGCCAG CTATGAGTTCATGAGGAGGAGCTTGATTTTCTACCGGAATGAGATCCAGAAAATGACAGGGAAG GACCCCCTGGAGCAGTATGGGATCTCTGAGGAAGCCCGCTTCCAGCTGGGAACACACAAGCAATAA
- the PLEKHJ1 gene encoding pleckstrin homology domain-containing family J member 1 isoform X2: protein MRYNERELLSLARQPAEKAAEILMRVPKKGSVLKKRLVKLVVNFLFYFRTDEAEPIGALLLEHCRITKEEENVFSISFIEEPERKYCFECDSEEQCQEWIEALKRASYEFMRRSLIFYRNEIQKMTGKCRGIFLMCWWGTQQLYLL, encoded by the exons ATGCGGTACAACGAGCGGGAGCTGCTGTCCCTGGCCCGGCAGCCCGCCGAGAAGGCGGCGGAGATCTTGATGCGGGTGCCCAAGAAGGGGAGCg tgttAAAGAAACGCCTTGTGAAGCTTGTTGTCAACTTTCTCTTCTACTTCCGGACAGACGAAGCCGAG CCCATtggagctctgctgctggagcactGCAGGATCACCAAAGAGGAGGAGAACGTCTTCTCAATCA GTTTCATTGAGGAGCCGGAGAGGAAATACTGCTTCGAATGTGACAGTGAAGAGCAGTGCCAGGAGTGGATTGAGGCACTCAAGCGAGCCAG CTATGAGTTCATGAGGAGGAGCTTGATTTTCTACCGGAATGAGATCCAGAAAATGACAGGGAAG TGCAGGGGCATATTCCTGATGTGCTGGTGGGGTACGCAGCAGCTTTACTTACTGTGA